From Solwaraspora sp. WMMD1047, the proteins below share one genomic window:
- the serA gene encoding phosphoglycerate dehydrogenase — protein MTPVVLIAEELAPAAIDVLAHDFDVRHVDGTDRPALLAALAEADAVIVRSATQIDAEAIAAARRLKVVARAGVGLDNVEVPAATARGVMVVNAPTSNIVSAAEQALALLLAVARNTASASAALKAGEWKRSKYSGVEIQGKTVGVVGLGRIGVLFAQRIAAFGTRLIAYDPYIQPARAAQLGVRLVGLEELLRESDFISIHLPKTPETVGLIGEKELRLVKPEVRIVNAARGGLIDEQALADAIAEGRVAGAGVDVYSKEPCTASPLFAFDNVVATPHLGASTAEAQDKAGLAVARSVKLALQGEFVPDAVNVQAGGVVAEDVRPLLPLAEKLGKVFTAVAGGVAASVTVEVRGEILANDVSVLKLAATKGLFTSVVEEQVTYVNAPYLAADRGVEVTLSTPADTVDLPNLVTLRGALPDGRVVSVSGTVVVSGSRDIIKLTEVDGFDLELGADGILLFFRYADRPGVVGSIGSILGEAGVNIAAMQVARRSAGGEALMTLTVDSAVDAELLTSAAGSIGAVAASAADLRDEE, from the coding sequence ATGACTCCTGTCGTACTGATCGCCGAAGAACTCGCTCCCGCCGCCATCGACGTGCTGGCGCACGACTTCGACGTCCGCCACGTCGACGGCACCGACCGTCCCGCCCTGCTCGCCGCCCTGGCCGAGGCGGACGCGGTGATCGTCCGCAGCGCCACCCAGATCGACGCCGAGGCGATCGCCGCCGCCCGCCGGCTCAAGGTCGTCGCCCGGGCCGGGGTCGGGCTGGACAACGTCGAGGTGCCCGCCGCCACCGCCCGCGGGGTGATGGTCGTCAACGCGCCCACCTCCAACATCGTCTCCGCCGCCGAGCAGGCGCTCGCCCTGCTGCTCGCGGTGGCCCGCAACACGGCCAGCGCCAGTGCCGCGCTCAAGGCCGGCGAGTGGAAGCGGTCGAAGTACAGCGGGGTGGAGATCCAGGGCAAGACCGTCGGCGTGGTCGGTCTGGGCCGCATCGGGGTGCTCTTCGCCCAGCGGATCGCGGCGTTCGGCACCCGGCTGATCGCGTACGACCCGTACATCCAGCCGGCCCGCGCCGCCCAGCTCGGGGTCCGGCTGGTGGGGCTCGAGGAGCTGCTGCGGGAGAGCGACTTCATCTCCATCCACCTGCCCAAGACGCCGGAGACCGTCGGCCTGATCGGCGAGAAGGAGCTGCGGCTGGTCAAGCCGGAGGTGCGGATCGTCAACGCCGCCCGCGGTGGACTGATCGACGAGCAGGCGCTGGCCGACGCGATCGCCGAGGGCCGGGTGGCCGGTGCCGGCGTGGACGTCTACAGCAAGGAGCCCTGCACGGCCTCGCCGCTGTTCGCGTTCGACAACGTGGTGGCCACCCCGCACCTGGGCGCCTCGACCGCCGAGGCGCAGGACAAGGCCGGCCTGGCGGTGGCCCGCAGCGTCAAGCTCGCCCTGCAGGGCGAGTTCGTGCCGGACGCGGTGAACGTCCAGGCCGGCGGCGTCGTCGCCGAGGACGTCCGGCCGCTGCTGCCGCTGGCCGAGAAGCTCGGCAAGGTCTTCACGGCCGTGGCCGGCGGCGTCGCGGCCAGCGTCACCGTCGAGGTACGCGGGGAGATCCTCGCCAACGACGTCTCGGTGCTCAAGCTCGCCGCCACCAAGGGCCTCTTCACCTCGGTGGTGGAGGAGCAGGTGACCTACGTCAACGCGCCGTACCTGGCGGCCGACCGGGGCGTCGAGGTCACCCTGAGCACCCCGGCGGACACGGTGGACCTGCCGAACCTGGTCACCCTCCGCGGCGCGCTGCCGGACGGCCGGGTGGTCTCGGTCTCCGGCACGGTGGTGGTGAGCGGCTCCCGCGACATCATCAAGCTCACCGAGGTGGACGGCTTCGACCTGGAGCTCGGCGCCGACGGCATCCTGCTCTTCTTCCGCTACGCCGACCGGCCGGGCGTGGTCGGCTCGATCGGGTCGATCCTCGGCGAGGCCGGGGTGAACATCGCCGCCATGCAGGTGGCCCGGCGGTCCGCCGGCGGCGAGGCGCTGATGACGCTCACGGTGGACTCGGCGGTCGACGCCGAGCTGCTCACCTCCGCGGCCGGCTCGATCGGCGCGGTCGCGGCGAGCGCGGCGGACCTGCGCGACGAGGAGTGA
- a CDS encoding FAD:protein FMN transferase, translating into MVGTLAGVVDEPAPGTGRPAADRLVVRHTVRTSTSDYLLLLNGPGWLGHRRLGAALRDAVAELRAIDLTYSPARPESLVSRLRRGELTADAYPPLADIVARCDAMRAATDGWFDAWAVPGGFDPGGLLTGWAIERAAARLRAAGIENYAVVSGADLVVRGQAPHGGPWRIAVHHPTDGLRAPVMLELTAGAVGTSGVGGRRDHVVDPRTGQPARRLLAATVTGPDLAVADGYATALFAAGPTGLAWFPTADGYQALFAD; encoded by the coding sequence ATGGTCGGCACGCTGGCCGGCGTCGTCGACGAGCCAGCCCCGGGCACCGGCCGACCGGCCGCCGACCGACTGGTGGTCCGGCACACCGTGCGGACCTCCACCAGCGACTACCTGCTGCTGCTCAACGGACCGGGCTGGCTCGGCCACCGCCGACTCGGCGCGGCCCTGCGGGACGCCGTCGCGGAGCTGCGGGCCATCGACCTCACCTACAGTCCGGCCCGGCCGGAGAGCCTGGTCTCCCGGCTGCGCCGGGGCGAGCTCACCGCCGACGCGTACCCGCCGCTGGCCGACATCGTGGCCCGCTGCGACGCGATGCGGGCGGCCACCGACGGCTGGTTCGACGCCTGGGCGGTACCGGGCGGCTTCGACCCCGGCGGCCTGCTCACCGGTTGGGCGATCGAGCGGGCGGCGGCCCGGTTGCGCGCCGCCGGCATCGAGAACTACGCCGTGGTCAGCGGCGCGGACCTGGTGGTACGCGGCCAGGCGCCGCACGGCGGCCCGTGGCGGATCGCGGTGCACCACCCCACCGACGGGCTACGGGCACCGGTGATGCTGGAGCTGACGGCCGGCGCGGTGGGCACCTCGGGCGTCGGCGGCCGGCGGGACCACGTGGTCGACCCGCGCACCGGTCAGCCGGCCCGGCGCCTGCTGGCCGCCACCGTGACCGGTCCCGACCTGGCGGTGGCGGACGGCTACGCGACCGCGCTCTTCGCGGCCGGCCCGACCGGGCTGGCCTGGTTTCCCACCGCCGACGGCTATCAGGCGCTCTTCGCCGACTGA
- a CDS encoding 3-isopropylmalate dehydrogenase codes for MARIAVVAGDGIGPEVIAQARKVIDAVLPGIEATEYDLGAARYHRTGEVLPDSVLDELAGHDAILLGAVGDPTVPPGVLERGLLLKLRFAFDQYVNLRPSRLWPGTTGPLAGVKPGEIDLVVVREGTEGLYAGAGGSLHRGTPAEVATEESLNTRHGVERVIRDAFTRAARRERRKVTLVHKTNVLTHAGSLWSRAFAEVAADHPEIETEYQHIDAAAMYLVTQPQRYDVVVTDNLFGDILTDIAAAVTGGIGLAASACINPERAYPSMFEPVHGSAPDIAGRGVADPAAAVLSASLLLDHLGHPEAAQRVAGAVAAELASRTSGSSRRTADIGDRLAAHATS; via the coding sequence GTGGCGCGGATCGCGGTGGTGGCCGGGGACGGGATCGGACCCGAGGTGATCGCCCAGGCCCGCAAGGTCATCGACGCCGTGCTGCCCGGGATCGAGGCCACCGAGTACGACCTCGGCGCGGCCCGCTACCACCGCACCGGCGAGGTGCTGCCCGACTCCGTCCTCGACGAGCTGGCCGGTCACGACGCGATCCTGCTCGGCGCGGTCGGCGACCCGACGGTGCCGCCGGGCGTGCTGGAGCGGGGACTGCTGCTCAAGCTGCGGTTCGCCTTCGACCAGTACGTCAACCTGCGCCCGTCGCGGCTCTGGCCCGGCACCACCGGCCCGCTGGCCGGGGTGAAGCCCGGCGAGATCGACCTGGTCGTGGTCCGCGAGGGCACCGAGGGCCTGTACGCCGGCGCCGGCGGCTCGCTGCACCGGGGCACCCCCGCCGAGGTGGCCACCGAGGAGAGCCTGAACACCCGGCACGGGGTCGAGCGGGTGATCCGCGACGCCTTCACCCGGGCCGCCCGCCGCGAACGCCGCAAGGTGACCCTGGTGCACAAGACGAACGTGCTCACCCACGCCGGCTCGCTCTGGTCGCGCGCCTTCGCCGAGGTCGCCGCCGACCACCCGGAGATCGAGACCGAGTACCAGCACATCGACGCCGCGGCGATGTACCTGGTCACCCAGCCGCAGCGGTACGACGTCGTGGTCACCGACAACCTCTTCGGCGACATCCTCACCGACATCGCCGCCGCGGTCACCGGCGGCATCGGCCTGGCCGCCAGCGCCTGCATCAACCCGGAACGGGCCTACCCGTCGATGTTCGAGCCGGTGCACGGCTCCGCGCCGGACATCGCCGGCCGGGGGGTGGCCGACCCGGCCGCCGCGGTTCTCTCCGCATCCCTGCTCCTCGACCACCTCGGTCACCCCGAGGCGGCGCAGCGAGTAGCCGGGGCGGTCGCCGCCGAACTCGCGTCCCGCACCTCTGGGTCGTCGCGGCGTACCGCCGACATCGGTGACCGGCTCGCGGCGCACGCGACGTCCTGA
- a CDS encoding branched-chain amino acid aminotransferase — MSGGDKLDFEIRPNPSPVAAVERAALLANPGFGRVFTDHMVTIRYADGKGWYDARVGAREPIPMDPATAVLHYAQEIFEGMKAYHAADGGVTLFRPDANAARFAQSARRMAMAQLPEPVFLDSLRHLIEIDREWVPTSDGGSLYLRPFMFASEVFLGVRPAREYLYVLIASPVGSYFAGGVKPVSVWVSPHYTRAAPGGTGEAKCGGNYAASLVAQAEAMEHDCDQVVFLDAVQRRYVDELGGMNVFFCYDDGTIVTPPLTGAILPGITRDSVMTLARQAGREVIERPVSFDDWREDAASGRLREVFACGTAAVITPIGTVRFPDGEFSIAGGEPGEITMSLRQTLVDIQHGRGEDTNGWVHRLR; from the coding sequence ATGAGCGGTGGTGACAAGCTCGATTTCGAGATCCGTCCGAATCCCAGCCCGGTAGCCGCCGTCGAGCGGGCCGCACTGTTGGCGAACCCGGGTTTCGGCCGGGTCTTCACCGACCACATGGTGACCATCCGGTACGCCGACGGCAAAGGCTGGTACGACGCCCGGGTCGGAGCCCGGGAGCCGATCCCGATGGACCCGGCCACGGCGGTCCTGCACTACGCCCAGGAGATCTTCGAGGGGATGAAGGCGTACCACGCCGCCGACGGTGGCGTGACGCTGTTCCGGCCGGACGCCAACGCGGCCCGGTTCGCCCAGTCGGCCCGGCGGATGGCGATGGCGCAGCTGCCCGAGCCGGTCTTCCTCGACTCGCTGCGGCACCTGATCGAGATCGACCGGGAGTGGGTGCCGACCAGCGACGGCGGCAGCCTCTACCTGCGCCCGTTCATGTTCGCCAGCGAGGTCTTCCTCGGCGTCCGGCCGGCCCGGGAGTACCTCTACGTCCTGATCGCGTCGCCGGTCGGCTCGTACTTCGCCGGTGGCGTCAAGCCGGTGTCGGTCTGGGTCTCGCCGCACTACACCCGGGCCGCGCCCGGCGGCACCGGCGAGGCCAAGTGCGGCGGCAACTACGCCGCGTCGCTGGTGGCCCAGGCCGAGGCGATGGAGCACGACTGCGACCAGGTGGTCTTCCTCGACGCGGTCCAGCGCCGGTACGTCGACGAGCTGGGCGGGATGAACGTCTTCTTCTGCTACGACGACGGCACCATCGTCACCCCGCCGCTGACCGGGGCGATCCTGCCGGGGATCACCCGGGACTCGGTGATGACGCTGGCCCGCCAGGCCGGCCGGGAGGTCATCGAGCGCCCGGTCAGCTTCGACGACTGGCGCGAGGACGCGGCCAGCGGCCGGTTGCGGGAGGTCTTCGCCTGCGGCACGGCCGCGGTGATCACCCCGATCGGCACGGTCCGGTTCCCCGACGGCGAGTTCAGCATCGCCGGTGGTGAGCCCGGCGAGATCACCATGTCGCTGCGGCAGACCCTTGTCGACATCCAGCACGGCCGGGGCGAGGACACCAACGGTTGGGTGCACCGGCTGCGGTGA
- a CDS encoding tyrosine-protein phosphatase, translating into MFNFRDVGGYPTEDGRTVRWRRLYRSDSLHRIDETDRAAFAALGVRTVIDLRRPHEVARDGRVPDYDGLAYRHIHPEHRDWDEIPYDERLALADWLADRYLDLAETGGAGLAAALAVIADADAAPVVVHCVAGKDRTGVVCALTLSLLGVADQDIAEDYALSTAASRRFSEWVRSQLPPDAPIPQPYFASPAEAMLRFLTDLRNRHGSVRGYLLDAGLTDAQITALRGHLLE; encoded by the coding sequence ATGTTCAACTTCCGCGACGTCGGTGGCTACCCGACCGAGGACGGCCGCACCGTCCGCTGGCGCCGGCTCTACCGGTCGGACTCGCTGCACCGCATCGACGAGACCGACCGGGCGGCGTTCGCCGCGCTCGGCGTCCGGACCGTCATCGACCTGCGTCGCCCGCACGAGGTCGCCCGCGACGGCCGGGTACCCGACTACGACGGCCTCGCCTACCGGCACATCCATCCCGAGCACCGGGACTGGGACGAGATCCCGTACGACGAACGACTCGCCCTGGCCGACTGGCTCGCCGACCGCTACCTCGACCTGGCCGAGACCGGCGGCGCGGGGCTGGCCGCCGCGCTGGCCGTCATCGCCGACGCGGACGCCGCCCCCGTGGTGGTGCACTGCGTGGCCGGCAAGGACCGCACCGGTGTGGTCTGCGCGCTGACGCTGTCCCTGCTCGGCGTCGCCGACCAGGACATCGCCGAGGACTACGCGCTGAGCACCGCCGCGTCCCGGCGGTTCAGCGAATGGGTCCGCAGCCAACTGCCGCCCGACGCGCCGATCCCGCAGCCGTACTTCGCCTCCCCGGCCGAGGCGATGCTGCGGTTCCTCACCGACCTGCGCAACCGGCACGGCTCGGTCCGCGGCTACCTGCTCGACGCCGGCCTCACCGACGCGCAGATCACGGCGCTGCGGGGCCACCTGCTGGAGTGA
- a CDS encoding PRC-barrel domain containing protein, protein MDRLDPQTAPDQSPAPLLHGGQGAVAGVPTTDASFDPWSYRDDADVTGANLVGYHVEATDGGIGKIDSTSHEVNSSCLVVDTGPWIFGKKVLLPAGVVNHVDHDEQKVYVDRSKDQIKDAPEYEEGGHSDPAYRDKLGGYYGETYGLPGLGVPPGRLM, encoded by the coding sequence ATGGACAGGCTCGATCCTCAGACGGCCCCGGACCAGAGTCCGGCACCGCTGCTGCACGGCGGGCAGGGCGCGGTGGCGGGCGTACCGACCACCGACGCCTCCTTCGACCCGTGGAGCTACCGGGACGACGCCGACGTGACCGGCGCCAACCTGGTCGGCTATCACGTCGAGGCGACCGACGGCGGCATCGGCAAGATCGACAGCACCAGCCACGAGGTCAACTCCAGCTGCCTGGTGGTGGACACCGGGCCGTGGATCTTCGGCAAGAAGGTGCTGCTGCCGGCCGGTGTGGTCAACCACGTCGACCACGACGAGCAGAAGGTGTACGTCGATCGGAGCAAGGACCAGATCAAGGACGCCCCCGAGTACGAGGAGGGCGGCCACAGCGATCCGGCGTACCGGGACAAGCTGGGCGGCTACTACGGCGAGACGTACGGCCTGCCGGGGCTGGGCGTACCGCCGGGGCGGCTGATGTAA
- the cimA gene encoding citramalate synthase: protein MTYQVYDTTLRDGAQREGISYSVVDKLAVARLLDEFGVGFIEGGWPGAMPKDTEFFRRARTELDLKHAVLVAFGATRKAGVAVDADPQLRALLDAETPAVCLVAKSDIRHVERALRTTGAENLKMVAESVAHLVGQGRRVFLDCEHFFDGCRHDPAYTASVVDAALGAGAEVVVMCDTNGGMLPSRVTAAIGELTDRLGVAPTRLGIHCQNDTSCAVANTVAAVEAGVEHFQCTANGYGERPGNADLFAVVANLQLKLGLPVLPDGCLEQMVRVSHAIAEIANIAPDTHQAYVGAAAFAHKAGLHASAIKVDPVLYNHIDPAVVGNDMRILVTEMAGRASIELKSRELGLDLAGHPEALSRVTKRVKDLEAGGWSFEAADASFELLIRNELPEAAVPRPFALESYRVQVEHREDGAVVSEATVKIRVRGERVIATAEGNGPVNALDEALRVGLLRHYPQLRGFELADYKVRILEGSHGTGAVTRVLVETANGAGRDWTTVGVHPNVVEASWHALVDALTYGLAHSPESARGGREGGDHGSVVTAG, encoded by the coding sequence ATGACCTACCAGGTGTACGACACGACGCTGCGCGACGGGGCGCAGCGCGAGGGGATCAGCTACTCGGTCGTCGACAAGCTGGCGGTGGCCCGGCTGCTCGACGAGTTCGGGGTCGGCTTCATCGAGGGCGGCTGGCCCGGCGCGATGCCGAAGGACACCGAGTTCTTCCGGCGCGCCCGCACCGAGCTCGACCTGAAACACGCGGTACTCGTCGCGTTCGGCGCCACCCGCAAGGCCGGCGTCGCGGTCGACGCCGACCCGCAACTGCGCGCCCTGCTGGACGCCGAGACCCCGGCGGTCTGCCTGGTCGCCAAGTCCGACATCCGGCACGTCGAGCGGGCCCTGCGCACCACCGGCGCGGAGAACCTGAAGATGGTCGCCGAGAGCGTCGCCCACCTGGTCGGCCAGGGCCGGCGGGTCTTCCTCGACTGCGAACACTTCTTCGACGGCTGCCGCCACGACCCGGCGTACACCGCCTCGGTGGTCGACGCGGCACTCGGCGCCGGCGCGGAGGTGGTGGTCATGTGCGACACCAACGGCGGGATGCTGCCGTCCCGGGTGACCGCCGCGATCGGCGAGCTGACCGACCGGCTCGGCGTCGCCCCGACCCGGCTCGGCATCCACTGCCAGAACGACACCTCCTGCGCGGTCGCCAACACCGTCGCCGCCGTCGAGGCCGGCGTCGAGCACTTCCAGTGCACCGCCAACGGCTACGGCGAGCGCCCCGGCAACGCCGACCTGTTCGCCGTGGTCGCCAACCTGCAACTCAAGCTCGGGCTGCCGGTCCTACCGGACGGCTGCCTGGAACAGATGGTGCGCGTCTCGCACGCCATCGCCGAGATCGCCAACATCGCCCCCGACACCCACCAGGCCTACGTCGGGGCCGCCGCCTTCGCCCACAAGGCGGGGCTGCACGCGAGCGCGATCAAAGTGGATCCGGTGCTCTACAACCACATCGACCCGGCGGTCGTCGGCAACGACATGCGGATCCTGGTGACGGAGATGGCCGGCCGGGCCAGCATCGAGCTCAAGAGCCGCGAGCTCGGCCTCGACCTGGCCGGCCACCCGGAGGCGCTGTCCCGGGTCACCAAGCGGGTCAAGGACCTGGAGGCCGGCGGCTGGTCGTTCGAGGCGGCCGACGCCTCCTTCGAGCTGCTGATCCGGAACGAGCTGCCGGAGGCGGCCGTGCCGCGCCCGTTCGCCCTGGAGTCCTACCGGGTCCAGGTCGAGCACCGCGAGGACGGCGCGGTCGTCTCCGAGGCCACCGTGAAGATCCGGGTACGCGGCGAGCGGGTGATCGCCACCGCCGAGGGCAACGGCCCGGTCAACGCCCTCGACGAAGCGCTGCGGGTGGGGCTGCTGCGGCACTACCCGCAGCTGCGCGGCTTCGAGCTGGCCGACTACAAGGTCCGCATCCTGGAGGGCAGCCACGGCACCGGCGCGGTCACCCGGGTGCTGGTGGAGACCGCCAACGGCGCCGGCCGGGACTGGACCACCGTCGGCGTACACCCCAACGTCGTCGAGGCGAGCTGGCACGCCCTGGTCGACGCCCTGACCTACGGCCTGGCCCACTCCCCGGAGTCAGCCCGCGGGGGGCGCGAGGGTGGCGACCACGGCTCGGTGGTCACTGCCGGGTAG
- a CDS encoding endonuclease/exonuclease/phosphatase family protein — protein MTDPRRWMTPLCWLLVAPGLGWAAVRLAGLEPGPVVPLLAFTPYVAAWTPVPLLAALGLRRWWPAGVAALAMLVLAAVVLPRAVPADPPADGGPTLRVLTANLLAGAADPAALLALVRAERIDVLAVQEFTPDAEVALDRLGLADLLPYRQVNPEPGTTGSGLFARFPLTDGGTRRNAGGFSQSYAVLTAPGVRPLAVESVHPLAPYAPEALADWRAGLRAQPPAEPGGPPRILAGDFNATLDHALLRRLLATGYVDAAANTGAGLVGTWGPYDGDPIPPVTIDHVLVDRRIGVRDAAVRPLPGSDHRAVVATLAPPAG, from the coding sequence ATGACCGACCCCCGACGGTGGATGACCCCGCTCTGCTGGTTGCTTGTCGCGCCCGGCCTCGGCTGGGCGGCCGTCCGGCTGGCCGGGCTGGAGCCCGGCCCGGTGGTGCCGCTGCTGGCCTTCACGCCGTACGTCGCGGCCTGGACGCCGGTGCCGCTGCTGGCCGCGCTCGGGCTGCGGCGCTGGTGGCCGGCGGGCGTCGCGGCCCTGGCCATGCTGGTGCTGGCGGCCGTGGTGCTGCCCCGGGCCGTGCCGGCCGACCCGCCGGCCGACGGGGGTCCGACGCTGCGGGTGCTGACGGCGAACCTGCTGGCCGGCGCGGCCGACCCGGCGGCCCTGCTGGCGTTGGTGCGCGCCGAGCGGATCGACGTGCTGGCGGTGCAGGAGTTCACGCCTGATGCCGAGGTGGCGCTGGACCGGCTCGGGCTCGCCGACCTGCTGCCGTACCGGCAGGTCAACCCCGAGCCGGGCACCACCGGCTCGGGGTTGTTCGCCCGGTTCCCGCTCACCGACGGCGGCACCCGCCGCAACGCCGGCGGCTTCAGCCAGTCGTACGCGGTGCTGACCGCGCCGGGGGTCCGGCCGCTGGCGGTGGAGTCGGTGCACCCGCTGGCGCCGTACGCGCCCGAGGCGCTGGCGGACTGGCGGGCCGGCCTGCGGGCGCAGCCACCGGCCGAGCCGGGCGGGCCGCCCCGGATCCTGGCCGGTGACTTCAACGCCACCCTCGACCACGCGTTGCTGCGCCGGTTGCTGGCCACCGGTTACGTGGACGCCGCCGCCAACACCGGCGCCGGCCTGGTCGGCACCTGGGGTCCCTACGACGGGGACCCGATCCCGCCGGTCACCATCGACCATGTGCTGGTGGACCGGCGGATCGGCGTCCGGGACGCGGCGGTGCGCCCGCTACCCGGCAGTGACCACCGAGCCGTGGTCGCCACCCTCGCGCCCCCCGCGGGCTGA
- a CDS encoding MoxR family ATPase: MTDMSDTLATLSTPVESTLTGAELDQTLAEVKRVIVGQDRLIERLLTALLADGHCLLEGVPGVAKTLAAQTLATAVGGSFSRIQFTPDLVPSDIVGTRVYRTSKETFDVEPGPVMANLVLADEINRAPAKVQSALLEAMAERQVSIGGRSYPVPSPFLVLATQNPIESEGVYPLPEAQRDRFLLKVTVGYPSDTDELAILYRMSADRPTAQPVLDPVRLRALQERACRVFVHHAIAEYVVRLVLATRDPARFGMPEIAPLLTYGASPRATLGLVAAARAQALLRGRDYVLPDDIRELAGDVLAHRMVLSFDAVADGVPADVVVRRLVEAVPPPRIATAQDAGRRAPVVA; this comes from the coding sequence GTGACGGACATGTCGGACACCCTGGCCACCCTGTCCACACCGGTCGAGAGCACCTTGACCGGCGCCGAACTGGACCAGACCCTCGCCGAGGTCAAACGCGTGATCGTCGGGCAGGACCGGCTCATCGAACGGCTGCTCACCGCCCTGCTCGCCGACGGGCACTGCCTCCTGGAAGGCGTACCCGGGGTGGCGAAGACCCTCGCCGCGCAGACCCTGGCCACCGCCGTCGGCGGCAGCTTCTCCCGAATCCAGTTCACCCCCGACCTGGTGCCCTCCGACATCGTCGGCACCCGGGTCTACCGGACGTCGAAGGAGACCTTCGACGTCGAACCCGGGCCGGTGATGGCGAACCTGGTGCTGGCCGACGAGATCAACCGGGCGCCGGCGAAGGTGCAGTCGGCGCTGTTGGAGGCGATGGCCGAGCGGCAGGTCTCGATCGGCGGGCGCAGCTATCCGGTGCCGTCGCCGTTCCTGGTGCTGGCCACCCAGAACCCGATCGAGTCCGAGGGCGTCTACCCGCTGCCCGAGGCGCAACGCGACCGGTTCCTGCTGAAGGTGACCGTCGGCTATCCCAGCGACACCGACGAACTCGCGATCCTCTACCGGATGAGCGCCGACCGGCCGACCGCCCAGCCGGTGCTGGACCCGGTCCGGCTGCGGGCCCTGCAGGAACGGGCCTGCCGGGTCTTCGTGCACCACGCCATCGCCGAGTACGTGGTCCGGCTGGTGCTGGCGACCCGGGACCCGGCCCGGTTCGGCATGCCCGAGATCGCCCCGCTGCTCACCTACGGGGCCAGCCCGCGAGCCACCCTCGGCCTGGTGGCCGCCGCCCGGGCGCAGGCCCTGCTGCGCGGCCGCGACTACGTGCTGCCCGACGACATCCGGGAACTGGCCGGCGACGTGCTGGCCCACCGCATGGTGCTCTCCTTCGACGCGGTCGCCGACGGCGTACCCGCCGATGTCGTGGTGCGCCGGCTGGTGGAGGCGGTGCCGCCGCCCCGGATCGCCACCGCCCAGGACGCCGGCCGGCGCGCCCCGGTGGTCGCATGA
- a CDS encoding DUF58 domain-containing protein, which yields MSRPPDPTLAELVPERRLRRLELTVTRRLDGLLHGQYQGLLPGPGSEFSGSREYRPGEDEVRRMDWSVTARTGVPHVKEVDADRELSTWLLVDGSPSMDFGTATLDKWELAVAAVAAVGLLTAGTGNRLGGYLLGAGGARRVPARPGRTHLLGLVRGLLTAPRPDPADRPPALAEAIGLLDRSLTRRGLVVVISDFLDGLPADGLPADGLPADGLPADGLSLAGLAADGPARRRGAALAGGCYSTPDWERPLRRLGARHQVLAVEITDPRELELPDVGIVTFVDPETGWRREVCTADRRVRERFAAAAAAQRQSIRDALRRAGADHLVLRTDRDWVADLARHVQRQRRQARAPRLPMTAVPAGGGIR from the coding sequence ATGAGTCGCCCGCCCGATCCCACCCTCGCAGAGCTGGTGCCCGAACGCCGGCTGCGGCGGTTGGAGCTGACCGTGACCCGCCGGCTGGACGGACTGCTGCACGGCCAGTACCAGGGCCTGCTGCCCGGCCCCGGCAGCGAATTCAGCGGCAGCCGCGAATACCGCCCCGGCGAGGACGAGGTACGCCGGATGGACTGGTCGGTCACCGCCCGCACCGGCGTACCTCACGTCAAGGAGGTCGACGCCGACCGGGAGCTCTCCACCTGGCTGCTTGTCGACGGGTCGCCGAGCATGGACTTCGGCACCGCCACGCTGGACAAGTGGGAACTCGCGGTGGCCGCCGTCGCGGCGGTGGGCCTGCTCACCGCGGGCACCGGCAACCGGCTCGGCGGGTACCTGCTGGGGGCCGGTGGCGCGCGGCGGGTGCCGGCCCGACCCGGCCGTACCCACCTGCTCGGCCTGGTGCGCGGGCTGCTCACGGCGCCGCGCCCGGACCCGGCGGACCGGCCACCCGCGCTGGCCGAGGCGATCGGCCTGCTGGACCGGTCACTGACCCGGCGCGGCCTGGTCGTGGTCATCTCGGACTTCCTCGACGGCCTGCCCGCTGACGGCCTGCCCGCTGACGGCCTGCCCGCTGACGGCCTGCCTGCTGACGGCCTGTCCTTGGCCGGACTGGCTGCCGACGGTCCGGCTCGGCGACGGGGTGCGGCGCTTGCCGGCGGGTGCTACTCCACGCCCGACTGGGAGCGGCCGCTTCGGCGGCTCGGGGCCCGGCACCAGGTGCTCGCCGTCGAGATCACCGACCCGCGGGAGCTGGAACTGCCGGACGTCGGGATCGTCACCTTCGTCGACCCGGAGACCGGGTGGCGCCGCGAGGTGTGCACCGCCGACCGGCGGGTCCGGGAGCGGTTCGCCGCCGCGGCGGCCGCCCAGCGCCAGTCGATCCGGGACGCGCTGCGCCGGGCCGGCGCCGACCACCTGGTGCTGCGTACCGACCGGGACTGGGTCGCCGACCTGGCCCGGCACGTCCAGCGGCAACGCCGGCAGGCCCGGGCGCCCCGGCTGCCGATGACCGCGGTACCGGCCGGGGGAGGGATCCGATGA